A stretch of DNA from Pseudonocardia hierapolitana:
GACCTGTGGTGCGAGAAGTCCCTCGACCTCATCGCGCGCTCGTTCCGCACCGCGGTGCACCGCGGCGCCGACGACGTCGAGGCGCGGTCGAACATGATGATGGCGGCCACGTTCGCCGGCATGGGCTTCGGCAACTCGGGCGTGCACATCCCGCACGCCAACGCCTACCCGATCGCCGGCATGGTGAAGGACTACCACCCCGCGGGCTACCCGCAGGAGGAGCCGATGGTGCCGCACGGCCAGTCCGTGTCGCTGACGGCGCCCGAGGCGTTCCGGTTCTCCTTCGAGAGCGCCCCCGAGCGGCACCTGCGGGCCGCGGAGATGCTCGACCCGCGGGCGGAGAAGGTGAACGACCAGCGCGAGCAGCTCCCGTCCGTGCTGGTCTCGCTGATGCGCGACATCGGGATCCCGAACGGGATCGGCGGGGTCGGCTACACGGAGGCGGACGTGCCCGACCTCGTGCCGGGGACGATGAAGCAGCAGCGGCTGCTCGCCACCTGCCCGAAGACGCCCACCGAGGACGACATCGCCGACATCCTCACCAAGTCCGTGGAGAACTGGTAGTCGTGCCGATCTACGTCTACCGGTGCGACTGCGGCGAGCGCTTCGAGCGGCTCGTCGGGATCGACGCGCCGACGCCGGGCTGCCCGGCCTGTGGTGGCACCCCGCAGAAGATCCCGGCCGGGCCGAGCCTGCTCGGCCAGGCCGGGACCGGGCTCTCCAAGGAGCAGATGCCGCAGACGTGGCGCGGCACGTACAACGGCGACCGCGAGTACGTCACCGGCCTGCGGCGGCAGTGGGACCAGCGGCAGCGGCTGGAGGCGAAGCACCCCGAGCTGGCCGGTGACCAGCGGCCGATCATCGCCCACGAGGGCCGGTTCCACGGCGCGCCGCTGCGGGCGGGGGACCCGGTGCCCGGCCCCAGCCAGGGTCATGGTCATGGGCACGGTCATGGGCACGGTCATGGGCACGGCCATGGGCACGGCCACAGCCCGCCCCCGGCGAAGCCGACCGACTCGGGGAGCTCATGACGGCGGGTCGTCCAGGTACTGGGCCTCGCCGTTGCCGAACGACCAGTCGGCCAGGCCGTTCTCGGTGAGGGCGACGACCAGGTTGCGGGGCTCGATCCCGGCGAGCCCGGCGTGCTTCGCGAGGGCGCGGTAGAACGCGCGCTTCTGCTCGTCGGTGCGGCCGCGGCGCAGGAAGACCTGCACGAACACGGCGCCGTCGT
This window harbors:
- a CDS encoding FmdB family zinc ribbon protein; amino-acid sequence: MPIYVYRCDCGERFERLVGIDAPTPGCPACGGTPQKIPAGPSLLGQAGTGLSKEQMPQTWRGTYNGDREYVTGLRRQWDQRQRLEAKHPELAGDQRPIIAHEGRFHGAPLRAGDPVPGPSQGHGHGHGHGHGHGHGHGHGHSPPPAKPTDSGSS
- a CDS encoding tautomerase family protein: MPLVRVDAVAADPQQLDAIGDAVHAALVDGFGIPADDRFQVLRGAAGDRVVYDPGFRGVDRDDGAVFVQVFLRRGRTDEQKRAFYRALAKHAGLAGIEPRNLVVALTENGLADWSFGNGEAQYLDDPPS